ATggatggaaaggagagagagagagagagaaagaccaacCAGAGCAGAAGCCACTTGTCCTCCCATGGTGAAGATGCGCTTCTCTGTGATGTCGCATGGGGACTCCCTGCCTGTGTCCTGCCAAGAAACAGCACTGTGAGTCTCCATTCTCACTATCACTAATGGTCATGTCCATATTCACTGTAGTCTAAATGATTACAGAGTGTTTGCGCAGCCTCTTGAGATCCATGTACAACTCGAATGTTCAGGCAAACCAGGCGACAATTCACGATTTACGTAAAGGTTGTGCAAGGCAGATCTCTGGCTAAGACCCGTCCCTAACACATCAGCATCATGGTCAGTATACTCCAGTCTGGAGCAAAACGTTTTGGTGAAACAATCTAGGCTACCTCTTCGTTTCACTCTGTTTAAAACCGTGTTCTCCCTATTGAACATCCCCAGCTATTTGGCAATGTAGGAGTACCCATAGAGTTATatagaggactcatcatggaCATAAGCCATTTTAGCATGggcattgccattgagggcttccactgTGCTTCacccattttaaagtagtcaactgggtggggatttcTATGGGCGgtagcctcaatggcgctgcccatgcggTCATAGATATAAAGTTGagacctctatccatctctatgggaGTACCATACCTGTCGACACCTCCATAGGAACCCCAGCAGGTCCCTGTGCTCCAGTTCCTCCATCACGGTGATGAGGGGGGTACGTAGGGAGAGCACGCCTATCAGACCAGGCAGAAAGGGGTGGGACCCCAGCTCAGACAGAAAGGAGGCAAAGCCCAGGAAGGACTGGCGCTCGCTGGCATCAGCGGTCTCTGGGGGGGAACAGGTGCATGTTGAGATTTACCACATTGCAGTTGGACTGCGtagaatcactgatctacaaatgACCTAACATCCCTCATAACTACTCAATATGTTATCAAGACTAGTGATTCTGTGCCTCGCTTTGCTCAAACGGATCCCCTCAAACACACTGAATGTGTTATATTTTTTCCCCTTCTATATCTGTCAGTAGGCTACTGAAGGGAAATGTAGCCATTTTTGTTATGGGTTGGCCTAGGTCTGTTGATTTGAATATCGATCAGATGTCAAAGTGACACCAAGAACAGATAACATCCCCAACATTTCAGGTTTTATACTCATAAGCCTGAAGGTCTTACAATACACTGACTGTCAGTCTCTGGATGGGAGCATCTATTTTATAACTCCAATGTATATCAAAGAATGTTACCTTTAAGTGTCCGTAGAATCACATCTCTGTTGTCCATCCTAGCCCGGCAGAGGGTGACAAAGTCGTTCGGTTTGACAAAGGACAGGGGCAGCGGAGTGACTAGGTTGAAAGAGCCATGCTGCCTCTCTCTGGGCGTCTCCGGTACTGCAGAAAAGGTGTCTGCGGCGTCACGCCAGGTCGGAGTGCCCATAGGTAACTCCTCATGCTCCAGTGGGTTCAGCTCAGGAGGAGCTGCAGGTGAACAGATGGGTATTACACATGTCAAATTATATATATGAAATTCCTCAGACCTAGAGATGCAACTCATGCATTATAAAACAAAAATCAGTCTCTGCCTATGTAAGTAAGCTTTTTAAAGTGAATAAATATATGCCAGGAGTTAGTCTAGTTTTGGCAAACATTTACATtaaaacagtggtggaaaaagtacccaatggtcatacttgagtaaaagtatagataccctaatagaaagttactcaagtaaaagtgaaagtcacccagtaaagtagtactgagtaaaagtcaaagtatttggtttgaaatatacttaagtatcaaaagtaaatgtagttgctaaaatATAAGTACTAATAATAaaaaatccttatattaagcaaatgtCACATTCGTAtgtagagacggaccaaggcgcagcagtgtatgttgagttccacatattttaatagtgaaacttagcaacaataaactaacaacgaacTGTGACAAGGTGCtacgtgcactaactcaaaacacaGTAActcaaacaatatcccataacccacaggtggaaaaatgcaacttaaatatgatcccaaattagagacaacgattaccagctgcctccaattgggaatcatacacaaaccccaacatagaaaattaAACCTAGagccccacatagaaataataaactagactaatacccctagtcacgccctgaccttctctaccatagaaaatacaggctttctatggtcaggaaaCCAGATGGcacatatttatttttatttttatggatagacagggtcacactccaacacaatttacaaacaaacatgtgtttagtaagtccaccagatcagcggcagtagggatgaccagggatgttctcttgataagtgtgcgaattggaccatcttctgtcctgctaagcattcaaaatgtaatgagcacttttgggtgtcagggaaaaatgtatggagtaaaaagtgcatatacttttctttaggaatgaggtgaagtaaaagttgtcaaaaatataaatagtaaagtactgataccccaaaaaacgaattaagtagtactttaaagtattctTCCTTAAGCACTTTACACCACGGCATTAAGTCTAAAATAAACAATATGGCAATCATTGTGCTTTAGCAATTGACTAAGTATGTGCTTTACAAAGTTTGTAAATGCTTACTACTGTATTTCTAGTACAGAGTTAGTCTGGGATATCCCAGACCTAAGAGcaccactgggcacaaactggttgaatcaattgtgacgtggaatctactTGGGCAATACATAGAACTTGAAAAAGTAATCAACGtgaactgttgttttgagggtgaaatttcaaccacaggattatgtcatcattgtGGCCAATTTTCAACACAGACAAAcctaaaatatgttgaatttgtaccttttgaAACAACATCAGCTGTTCAACTATATTCATTATCATTAAAAACAATctataggctgggcagcacctcctactggagagttgatctccTATTCATTTCGGTCTCCCTTCCAGGGTTTTATCCAAGCCCAGCTTTTATTTTTGTCAATGACTACTTCCAATGTGCCATCGTGAGAATGATTATTGAGAGATCCCTTAATAACTAAATGTATTCACTGTTGCTATTTGTCATTCCAAAgagtaggtttaacagagcaaatgaaatgtagcCATACTTCATAAGTTAAATACTGTATCATCAATTAcactatttaggcctatatagcatttgcaaagtcatcagcagctattgtttcaattcaacccagtgTTCAACGACAAATAGACAACACATATAAGTCTAGGGTTTCAAGCTTTGAATTCAAACGTAATCTTCAAGTTAATCATGAATACGTTGGATTCTCTTCTTCCATCTCAACCCAAAATCAAAGTTGAAGAATAGTGCATTTAAAGTTGAATTAGAGTTTAGTCCTCTTCTTTAACtcagatttttggttgagatggagatgtggaTCCAACCTATCAatgattaatttgtagacaaactgaatAGTTCCATCTGTTCCACTGACTTAGTCTGCCTTTTTAATTCCCGGTTTGTCTACAAATGAACAATCGATActttggattcacgtctccatctcaacctaAAATACAAGTTAAAAGACTGACTAAATTGAATtgaactttaaatgcactttaaatcaagtctgatttgatttagtcctattctttaactttggtTGAGACGGAGAGGTGAAGCCAACACATATCCATTTTTAATTAGAGCCAGACTAAATCGGTAGCACAAAAGATACAGTACATATCCTTCAAATGTTAATATTTGATACACAATTCAATGACATTTTcgcaatacagtaaatagcctattaaATAGTCGACAAGTTAACAAATAATATATTACGACCTCTTAATGCTCGGCTTTGAAAAGCcaaatgacatttactcctgaggtgctgaccttttgcaccctctacggccactgtgattattatttgacccatCTGGTCATccatgaatgtttgaacatcttgaagaacaatctggccttaatggccatgtactcttataatctccacccgacagaTATTtgctcctctctaggtttcttcctaggttcctgcctttctagggagtttttcctagccaccgtgcttctacatctgcattgcttgctgtttggggttttaggctgagtttctgtacagcactttgtgacatctgctgatgtaaaaagggctttataaatacatttgattgatatgttggattcacatctctaATTAAAGCAAAAAATTGTAAAAGTTAAGGAATAGGGATTAAACCAGTGGCTCAGATGAAACTATGCAAGCTGTAGAAATCCTTTATAATGTTGATATTTGGCTGCATTGTCAACCAAAACACAACTCAATATTACTTTTGCAATACACTAAATGGCCTATCTTACAAAGTATTGTagcagtatttattcaaccttttaaaatgagtaacacatccatggccacattttgaagTTAGCCTGCTGTAACTATAAATGTTTTCTTATGAAATGATAGAAAGTgcgcatgttcaagatagcatgcattgttcgcaggtctgtggagatctatAATAATCTGGGAAGAATCTTGAGCAGCATTGATCACTCACACTATTGTATTTGAATGTAATCttaactgcaatccaggtcatttggttgtgctgTTAGAGGAAGCACAGTGAAAAGACATAAAGTTGTTGTATAAATGCAAAAAATCTGACATATTCCCATTTTTAACTTTGTTCTGTTTTTAAACGGTTGAAAgtgcagtgataacacatttagatgacaactaaacccccaaaaatctgacattgtttttccattggaatttgatcatacttttagatggttgaaagcatagtgataacacattgggaattcaacaagCTTTTGTCTTTTTGATTGGGTGAATAAAGcttaatctcattgatcaacgtctcaaccaaatattacccacatTTCCATGTTGAAATGAGGCAACAGTGGCACAAGTTCTTGGGAGGATGTCGGCTTCTCTATGACATTtcgaaaggggggggggggggtgttcaggGGAGGGTCCACTtcagacaaaacaaaaaaactcccaacaggggggggggggggggggggggggggggggggggtgttcaggGGAGGGTCCACTtcagacaaaacaaaaaaactcCCAACATCATGAGTTTGGGTAGGAGGGGCTTAAAATGCAGGCGGGAATTGTGCTCATGTTTAAAATAGGGCAGTAACGTCACACGCATCCCGTTTCTGACTCATCCTCTCTGTCCCAACTGACAACACAACTTGTAAAGACGCATTGAGCTGGAGCGTCAATACATTGCCGGAAGCAACCCATCTGTCTAGAAAGACTTGTACAGAGTGGGAAGATACAAGTATGCTGACTCATCAGTCAAGCTCATTGGCATGACATCAGTGTGCACACCAACTTACCCTCAATGCCCTGTACGTTCTGTCTGGCActttgcctctgtgtgtgtgcgctcaaCCTTCTGGTGCTGTGTGGTCGGGCTAGGATTACGCTGGGTCGTCCGCGGATTCCCTTTCCAGGGCAGCACCTCATCAGGAGAACGATTAGCAGAGTGACCAGGAAGCTCGCAAGGAGCAGGATGGGCACGATGATGACTTCCTGTTTGTACACTGTGATCTCTGCgagacggagagcgagagagaccaatGTCAGAGTTAGAGTATTACTACCGTTGGGCACTTTAACAAGGCACTTAACGTCTAACCTGCTACAGTTTACCCTGTGCTGGGAAAGGACAACATTTCTGAATCACATTGGGCAACAATAGAGTGAAAAAGAACCAAAGAAGTACAGAATGGAAATGGTTGAGGATGACTTTTCAATGCTATTCTTTATGTCTGTCTCCCTGAAATGGTGATCTTTGTGTTCTGTAATGTCTATGTCAACACTATAGTACAAAGCAAGCAGGTGTGGTCTGGCATTTGTTTTGATAGTCAGAAACCTGAGTATGATACACTTGAAGTAGCAACAACAGTACATGCCAATAGGAATgcacagtatcagtcaaaagtttggacacacctactcattcaagggtttcgaAAGAGTCTCATATATAAAATAGATTtggatttctttaacacttttttggttactacatgattccatatgtgttgtttcatagtgttgatgtcttcactattattctacagtgtagaaaatagtaaaaaataaagaaaacccctggaatgagtaggtgtgtccaaacttttgactggtactgtatttcagACACATAATTACTGTTTGTCAGGGGTGATTTAGTGCTCCTCATTCATATCATCTTATTTCGTAAGCTACTTACAATGTGTACACTGCCTtcatttaaaggtccaatgcagcgtttttttttaatatcaaatcatttctgggtaacaattaagtaacttattatgattgttttcaattaaaaaaattgtcaaaaagcAACAGAAATAGCTTCTTagaagagcaatttctcaagcaagaattttgcttggACTGTCTAGGAATGGTCTGAGTGGCGAGGGGAGAGAGGTTTGGCAGAGAGAtttggaactctcttattggtcAATTTAATTATTTACCAACCTGGCAAAGtgaccaggcaggccaaaactccatcccaccaaaacaggctgaaatttcaggcagtcttttcaaacactgaaagggcattatcatcattttgaCACTATCATTCTAACCTCGTAGTGTGCAGATATATTGTTAAAGCACAGGAAAATCtagtttgactgcactgggccttttaaGTGCAACAGGAAATAGCATGCTGAAAAAGGTATAGATTGTGGTACAACGTGTTTGCTCCACACCGTGATTGATTGGCTAAGTCTACCTACAGTGTGCCGTCCCAAAGCAACTGGAATGCTTAAAGCCAACTGTTAAGAAATGAACAGTCTGGAAATGAACATTCTTCTTGTTCCTTAAAATCTTCCGGAGAGCCTGAACTATCTTTCCCCTAAGCCTGTGCTGCTCTGTAGACTGGCGACGTAGCGGACAATGCGGCAGACCCTGTGCTGTTCCCAGCCGTTCTTGTGTGCATGTTGGATACGAGTACTGTGACAGCAAATGCAACACATTTCTGTCATCGCTGTATAACGGATCAACGGGAAAAATATGACACAGTGTTTTAATAGTGGAAAAGGAGTGTTTCTTTTAATGGACAAATCTAGGTTGTGTCCTTTTATATTCGTTTGGTACCTAATAAAACCAGTGTCTCTAATCTATATTTCACAGGTCTGATGCCATCTATGTGGCGTTTTATGTATCCAAAATGCTTTCTAGACGGTTGAAGTGGCTCCACCATGTTGGTTGCAGCTCCTTTTGATTACAGCTCTGTTTGGTAAAGGCTGGGAAAGGGAACAAGTCTCCACCCTAGGCAGATTCAAATGGAATAAATATGGCACAAATTATCTTTACATAGCATGCCCCTTGAAATGTGTGTTTTGGTTAAAACACAAAGATCTTGTGTAAAAATTGACTGTGATGTTGATCATATGTTGGCACCAATAGAATCTCAGTAAATGGACAACCAGTTTGTGACAGAATGTTAAAGCCCACTTTTTACACTGGTGGGAAGTTTAGCAAAACGACCCAGAAATGTATCAGTGGACAGCTAAATGTAACCCGGTTAAACATTTCCTTATTATTTCCAGAACATTGTCTATCCCAGTGTTTCCCGACCCTGGTCCTCGAGTATCCCCATCATTACtgaagggccagtaggaggcactctttcctctggtctaaaaaatatcccattgccccagggcagtgattggggacactgccctgtgtagggtgccgtctttcggatgggacgttaaacgggtgtcctgactctctgaggtcattaaagatcccatggcacttatcgtaagagtaggggtgttaaccccagtgtcctggctaaattcccaatctggccctcaaaccatcacggtcacctaataatccccagtttacaattggctcattcatccccctcctctcccctgtaactattccccaggtcgttgctgtaaatgagaatgtgttctcagtcaacttacctggtaaaataacggataaataaataaataaaaatgacacatttttgttgtaacCCTGGACAAACACCttattgagggcttgatgattagttgacaagttgaatcaggtgtgcttgtccagggttacaatacaaatgtgtgctgttgaggatactggaggaccagggtgggGGTAACACTGGTCTATCGGATCTAAAGAGCCCAAGTTCATGGAGTGTTTTTATGTCAATACCTTTGGCTTGGAGACCCAACAGCTAGTGGGTATAAATTGTAGAAGGTGCAGGACAAGGCGAcacaggagaagaagagaaaaagGATCATGAGAGAGGAGCACTTACCACAGATGGTGTCCCCCGGTTGACACTGATTATCAGCGTCAGAGTAGGACGACATCCTGAGGAGTGGGAGCGAGCAAACGCACAGATATCATCATTAGATTACCACCGGTCAGCAGCCTCATAAAGCCCTCGGCTGTAACGACACAGCAAGGAGTATTAAACACCTTCTACTGTCACACAAGACACACAAAGACATCTGGAGTCCATTTTCTCCATCTCAAAGTTgattccactgcatttttttgttCATTGTTTCACTCTGATCAgagactggtttagacctgggacaccaggggtgtgcaattaatgatcaggtagaacagaaaaccagcaggctccgaaCCTCGCAGGGTAAGAGTTTAGTACCCCTAATCTAGGCTAATCAATGTCTACTTTAGGAAAAGGAAAAAGACTGTACAGTTGTACACTTGTCATACAATGTCCATGTCTTGCACTTTTCCCCCCATCGATAACGATGACAATGTGAGCATTTTGAACACTGGTacatgtttttgttattctgtGTACATGTGTTTTGACTGCGCTAGTGTTATTGATGTAATCTCAGCGAGATTGCTTTCTGAGTGAATAACCTAGATTAACTCTAGATATTGGAATCCCAAGTAACTATGGTATCTGGTTAGATCTGATGCTGAGGCAATTTAAGATACAGTAACGTGactatggctacagtatatacagttatACCACGCTTGGCATTTGGCATGTGTCCTAATCACGTAAAACCCTGGATGGGTTGGGCATGCCGGATGATGTAAAAAAATCTTCCCAGCGTGAAATAGTTCTGATTGTGACGTCATGTTGTAAAACATTTCACAACCTCAAAATGTTCCCGGTCAATAATTGCACGTGCGTCTGTGTGGGTGGCTGAGCTCGTGCAGATGTCTCTCACACGCCCTCGCCCttgatttagctagctagcataattAGATGTAAACTGGTGGAGATGGGTTGTTCTAAGATGTGTGCagttaacttttttttatttagctACCAAACAAACAGATATCTATGCACTGTCAAACGAAAATATAGCGCCCAAGTCTTTACAAtcgcaaaaaatat
This genomic interval from Oncorhynchus clarkii lewisi isolate Uvic-CL-2024 chromosome 18, UVic_Ocla_1.0, whole genome shotgun sequence contains the following:
- the LOC139373431 gene encoding tyrosine-protein kinase STYK1-like gives rise to the protein MSSYSDADNQCQPGDTICEITVYKQEVIIVPILLLASFLVTLLIVLLMRCCPGKGIRGRPSVILARPHSTRRLSAHTQRQSARQNVQGIEAPPELNPLEHEELPMGTPTWRDAADTFSAVPETPRERQHGSFNLVTPLPLSFVKPNDFVTLCRARMDNRDVILRTLKETADASERQSFLGFASFLSELGSHPFLPGLIGVLSLRTPLITVMEELEHRDLLGFLWRCRQDTGRESPCDITEKRIFTMGGQVASALEYLHGQSCIHGNIGARSVLVGRDLTAKLWGLGPAYRRKTQAGTPGELENTETRKWQAPEVLARRLVSQSSDVWSFGILLHEMVTLGDPPFPKVMANDLLQYLQRGKTQKRPANCSNSLYSIIKSCGQFAPHERPALAEVVRKLQSGEKSANDRPVLRVPGPLDIEKYLHEAGYGEAYNYTVL